One stretch of Nocardia mangyaensis DNA includes these proteins:
- a CDS encoding DUF2254 domain-containing protein: MSSEGTHRGPGAAATVKRRRGAIVDAMRARLWPVPLAGVLVAILAGIFLPALDSRLNGHLPESVTEHLFGGGADAAREVLGTIATSLITVTSLTFSLTLVTMQLASSQYSPRLLRSFSSDRFVQRTLTLFLATFAYSLTVLRRVRSGRLDGVEFVPQISVTVAYVLAMGSVLGLVVFLGHLVRQIRIETMLDQVASESIGSAHHLLERAETADQPVDPLAMPPQRTGIEACSSGYLVEVDEEVLLAAAVEADAVLSIRCRVGDPVVARTVVAYCWPAEAVALSSEAIDQLGDKVSRALNCGAERTAAQDIGYGLRQLTDVVIRALSPGINDPSTAIHAINSATVVLCELTRYRLGPETRYDSDGTARLHVARPDFPELLDLVCAQPRRYGAHDPAVLGSLLSMLKALSSVTRSPVDRQAIGDQLARIEQICRRQDFDTVERDHLSLLTQAVEQSLQES; this comes from the coding sequence GTGAGCAGCGAAGGAACTCATCGCGGCCCCGGAGCCGCCGCGACGGTGAAGCGTCGCCGAGGAGCCATCGTCGACGCAATGCGGGCTCGGCTGTGGCCGGTGCCCTTGGCGGGAGTTCTCGTAGCGATCCTCGCCGGCATATTCCTGCCCGCACTCGATTCTCGGCTGAATGGTCACCTTCCCGAGTCCGTCACCGAGCACTTGTTCGGGGGCGGGGCCGACGCCGCGCGTGAAGTACTCGGCACCATCGCCACCTCGCTGATCACCGTGACCTCACTGACTTTCTCGCTGACGCTGGTCACGATGCAGTTGGCGAGCAGTCAGTATTCACCCAGACTGCTGCGGTCGTTCTCCTCCGACCGGTTTGTTCAACGCACCCTCACGTTGTTCTTGGCGACGTTCGCTTACTCGCTGACGGTCCTGCGCAGAGTGCGCAGCGGCCGCCTCGACGGTGTCGAATTCGTTCCGCAGATCTCGGTGACGGTGGCGTATGTGCTCGCTATGGGTAGCGTGTTGGGTTTGGTGGTGTTTCTCGGTCACCTGGTGCGTCAGATTCGAATAGAGACAATGCTCGACCAGGTCGCGTCCGAATCGATCGGCAGCGCCCACCACCTGCTGGAACGGGCCGAGACCGCCGATCAACCCGTAGACCCCCTGGCAATGCCGCCGCAGCGAACGGGAATCGAGGCATGTTCGTCGGGCTATCTCGTCGAAGTCGACGAAGAAGTGCTCCTCGCTGCTGCGGTCGAAGCGGACGCGGTGTTGTCGATCCGCTGCCGGGTCGGCGACCCGGTGGTTGCCCGTACCGTGGTGGCCTACTGTTGGCCGGCGGAGGCCGTGGCCCTTTCCTCGGAGGCGATCGATCAACTCGGCGACAAGGTCTCTCGCGCGCTGAATTGCGGTGCCGAACGCACGGCTGCGCAAGATATCGGCTACGGGTTGCGGCAGTTGACCGACGTGGTCATTCGAGCGTTGTCACCGGGCATCAACGACCCTTCCACCGCGATTCACGCGATCAACTCGGCGACCGTGGTTCTTTGTGAACTCACTCGATACCGCCTCGGTCCGGAAACCCGCTACGACAGCGACGGCACTGCCCGCCTGCATGTGGCCCGCCCTGATTTTCCGGAGCTGCTCGACCTCGTCTGCGCCCAACCCAGACGTTATGGTGCGCACGACCCAGCGGTACTCGGCAGCTTGTTGTCGATGCTGAAGGCGCTCTCGTCGGTTACCCGAAGCCCGGTGGATCGACAAGCAATCGGCGACCAACTCGCCCGCATCGAACAGATCTGTCGACGACAAGATTTCGACACGGTCGAACGCGACCACCTCAGCCTGCTGACCCAGGCTGTGGAGCAGTCGCTGCAAGAGAGCTGA